The Salmo salar chromosome ssa04, Ssal_v3.1, whole genome shotgun sequence genomic sequence ctgctaaccttatgcctaaaccataaccttaaattaagatcaAATAGCACATTTTTGTTTCATGGATTTTTACAATATGAACAAtttttactttgtggctgtgggtAACTAATGGAAACCTGGGAGAACGCAACAAGCATGCAGATGCAATAAGTGAAAaaacattatctaactggggatagttAGCTAACATAACATCACGAAGCATGATGCGCTGGCCAGGTAACTTTCATTCTGAAATAACTCAATATTTCAGAGTTTAGAAAGACTTACAGTATAGCTGGCTGCTCATCAAAAGGTAAATCAGCCAAACTACATCTCAATGTTTCTCAAAATTACTGTAGCCGGCTAATTAATTTGATCATGCTTTGTGATGTTTTAGTCCACACAACATCACATCAAACTTTATTtaccacatgcaccgaatacaacaagtgtagactttacagtgaaatgcttacttacaagcccttaaccaacagcgcagttcaagaagaagaaaatatttaccaagtaggctaaaataaaaagtaataataaaaagttacacaataagaataacaaaaacgaggctatatacagggggcacttctaccgagtcagtgtgcaggggtacaggctagttgaggtaatctgtaagtgactatgcatagataacaaacaaacagcgagtagcagcagtgtacaagaggggtgggggtcaatgtaaattgtccggtggcgatttttatgaattattcagcagtctaatggcttgggggtagaagttgttgaggagccttttggtcctagacttggcgctccggtagcgcttgccgtgcggtaacagtctataacttgggagactggagtctgacaattttataggctttcctctgacaccgcctattatatagggcctggatggcaggaagcttggccccagtgatgtactgggccgttcgcactaccctctgtagcgacttacggtcagatgccgagcagttgccataccaggcggtgatgcaaccggtcaggatgctctcgatggtgcagctgtagaaccttttgaggatctggggacccatgccaaatcttttcagtctcctgagggggaaaggttttgtcgtgccctcttcacgactgtcttggtatgtttggaccatgatagttcattggtgatgtggacaccaaggaacgtgAAACTCTCaaaccactccactacagccccgtcaatgttaatgggggcctgttcggcccaccttttcctgtagtccacgatcagctcctttgttttgctcacattgagggagaggttgttgtcctggcaccacactgccagttctctgacctcctccctataggccgtctcatcgttgttggtgatcaggcctaccactgttgtgtcgccaGCAAATTtaaagatggtgttggagtcatgtttggccacgcagtcgtgggggaacagggaatacaggagggggctaagtACACATCCCTGAGGGATGCGGAcatcgatgcggatgttgcctgtaatccatggattctggttgggatatgtacgtacagtcattgTGACGGGAATGTGTGTTCAAAATACTTTAGCAAGTCTAGTGACATTAGTGGATTAGTACAACACCTAGTGACAACATAAAGAGGCTTGGATTTCTTTGTGTGATAGCTAAATTGATGGCCTGAAAGTCGCAGGGAcctgagttcaaatcccagtcaggttaccccctgaattcactacaatGCCATGAAACTTAAGCTTCAATTTGCATagattgaaaagaaggaagcaaAGTCTTAACTTAAAGCGATAATCCATGCAAACCATTAATTCCTATGATTAACAGTGTTAaacaatattttttgtgaacaaatgtttcattttgtcgTTATAACAAGGTTGGTAGCAACGTGAAAAttgttgtggaaatctgttgcagctcaagttgacgacaaaacccacaatgcaatgctctatCTGGGCTGACTGGCTAggtagtagctagctagaaaatgtagctacacacaataacactgaagacagtgcagtatgaagataggcagaaactgcttatgagcagaattactgtcttacctcaattaggcatgaaatccctagtttgaaagcaactTTGAAAGAAAGGTTTGCTGGAAGATGCACGgcgccattttccctacattttccTTCACTTGGGCCtgcaatgagcttcagccccttgaCATTTGAgcgacagctagcaagatgcagacacagcagagcgagagagagagcaatgatgtGGTGCACATATGTGCATATAGGTGATGTAGTATTCCATTTTTAGGGGCCACTTTTGGCTTgtgagcgctactttcagaactactggcaaaaaatgtatacaaaagaATAATGGAAAATCTCTTTAACAAGTCTCTGTTGAAATCAAACTGAATGGAAGCTGCCCTCTAGTTACCATACCAATACAAACAACCAATACAGCTGAATCTTCTATTAGTATGCCttaggggtatactacaaagcaggatcaattaGTTATCAAGGTAACTTTAGAATCAGCATCAACTTTATTCGCCAAGCACACTTACATATACTCTGAATTTTCTATggtgaagctaagcagggttggtcctggtcagtccctggataggagaccagatgctgctggaagttgtGTTGGATGGCCAGCAGGAGGCACtcttatatatacactgtatatactgtatatcccaatgccccagtgTAGTGGGAACAttaccctgtgtagggtgctgtctttcggatgggacattaaacgggtgtcctgactctctgtggtcactaaagatcccatggcacttatcgtaagagtagtgtTGTTAATTCGGGTGTCctagctaaattcccaatctggccgtcataccatcatggccgcctaatcatccccagcttccaatttaCTCATTCATCCCATCTCATCTCCCCTGTAACTgtcccccaggtcgttgctgtaaatgagaatgtgtcctcagtcaacttacctggtaaaataagggtaaaaaaaacaaaaacaggatCTACAGACAGAATATAGACGATAAACATGAAACAGACAGAATATATCGACAAAGAATTTCAGAATCCACATACACTATGTAGAGCAACAAATATGTTctcacacaaatatatatatacagagtaAGCTATAAGTTACGTCATTGACCCTCCGGAAGACCTTGAAGGGCCCCACAAACCGGGGGCtcagcttctggcagggcaggctGAGCGGGAGGTTCCTGGTGGGGAGCCAGATGCGATCACCAGCAACTACCAGATACCAACTATCGGATATCACCCTCTTTTCATGTCTCCCTCCTCAGGCCGGTGATTCCTGGTTCCCTGGCTGGTGTCGTCCCCCCCTGGATGGGACTCCTGCCTATGCCGTCAGGTccctcctggactcccgacgttgtgggggtcggctccagtacctggtggactgagaGGGGTACGGCCCAGAGGAGCGATGTTGGGTCCTGGTGGCCGACATCTTGGACCCCAACATCATCCGAGGTTTACATCTCCGCCGTCCAGACCGGCCCGATCCTTGCCCTCGGGGCCATCCCCCTGGCTGGcgtcgtcctgcggctggagtcACGTGCCAGCCCTGGCTATctcgttacgcacacctgctccccatctttaagcacacctggacttcattatcACATTAATTACtctccctttatttagccctctaTAGCCTAAGTCATCAAGCAGTGTTGTTTCCATTCATGTTCTGTACGCATCTCATGTTTTGTTTCTTTGCATTTTTCATATTAAActcacctgcttcctgactcccatcATATACgtgatatataaatatatatgtacagtaccagtcaaaggtttggacacacctagtcattgaagggtttttctttatttgtactattttctatattgtagaatagtagtgaagatatcaaaactatgaaatagcacatatggaatcatgtagtaaccaaaaaaagtgttaaacaaatcaaaatatattttatatttgagattcttcaaagtagccaccctttgccttgatgacagaaaGTTtgggccctcagaacagcctcagttcgttgcgggatggactctacaaggtgtcaaaagagttccacagggatgctggcccatgttgactcctatgcttcccacagttgtcctttgggtggtggaccattcttgaaacacaagagaaactgttgagcgtgaaaaacccaacagcgttgcagttcttgacacaaacctgtgtgcctggcacctacactcttagaaaaaaagtgctTTCTAGaagcaaaaagggttcttcgactcAGCAGTCTCCATAGGAGAATCCTTTGaataaccttttttggttccaggtagaacccttttgagttccatgtagaaccctttacacggcatattctacatggaacccaaaggagttctacctggaaccaaaaagggttctacatggaaccataaatggttctcctatgggaacagccaaagaacccttttggaacccttttttctaagagtgtactacaataccccgttcaaaggcacttaaaaatgttgtcttgcctattcaccctctgaatggcacacatacacaatcaatgtctcaattgtctcaaggcttaaaaatcctttgttaacctgtctctccccttcgtctacactgattgaagtagatttaacaagtgacatcaataagtgatcatagttttcacctggatgtGGTATATTAgctatatatcacaaacccccgaggtgccttattgctattataaactggttaccaatgtaattagagctgtaaaaataaatattttgtcatacccatggtatatggtctgatataccatggctgtcagccaatcagcatttagggctcgaaccacccagtttatactgTGGTATATACTTGGGTGATATATAAAGTGGTTTAAACTTGGGTGAAAGTGTGTCCATGGTCCACCGCAAACTGCACCATTAATACCCTTACATGATATCAGGTTGAGATTGACTAGTATTTTGCACATGGTGGAGAGTGGACAGACACACCTTCACGCTATTATATACAGGTGACCTACATAGACGAGCATGCAAACAGCTAGGCAGGGTTGGCTTGGCTTTTTGCCACAGTAGGTGTGAAGACATGCCGTCACCACAATCTGTCAGTCGAATGTGTCTATGATGAGATTTCGTGAGTCAAGGTTTTCCAGTGAATCACGTCTGTGAATGAAGGAGCAAAAGACTGAAATTatgtctccctctcattctcatcCGCCTCTTTCTCTTCTATACATCTCTATCCACTCTCCACCcttcaacagacacacacacacaaccaccacacacatgcacacatacggGCACACACTTACAGGCTCTACACTGAGTGTTTTGTACAGTAGCTCTCCTCAGGCCAGCTCCTTTCAGTGTCAGCCCAAGGCCCATCCTGGCAGACCTCCATGGTGTTCAAACGGTGTTCTCACACAACCGTTCAAACACCCACACAGGGGAGTAGGTAGCTGTTGTGAGTACAGGTGCAGGTTGGACGGTAGGATGGGGTGGGGAGATGTTAGACTTCACTCCACGTCTTCTGGGGCTGTTGGTATTTTGTCTTATAGGTAGTAGGTACTGTGGAGTGGACCACTGTGTAGTATTGCATAGTTGTTGTATTTGATTATTTGATCTAAGTTTATGTGGAAGTGTAGGTACAAACATAGGCATGCTCATTGACACTAGCTCATCCTTATGCAATGCACATGAacaccagtggcggtcggtgccgtttaagatgagggacgATTATGTTCCCTGTACCCATCCTGAGATTGCTACcacctagcctatgaatgtaagtttaggtgcacaggtcgagagaatttTGAGTAAACAAAGTGGCagtcagtgacacattcaataccgccgtgcacactcttgcctgcatctagctgatctagggtgtaatcattagtccaacagttccaaatgagagtttctattggacaaattgaggtatgttttgttctgtttgcttccgtttaagaaacgtttttcaacagaatcggaggAATgtatacacccctgatcacatgcaaacagttcactttcatagcagccacataaaaacagcatgatcGCTTTGCTCGTTGtatgtataattccttctcgcatctatataagtgctctcctcctctcaccttttcccttcgcttgtggacgtCAGTCTGTCTGTGACCAGGAGAAAAAACCTTTcctagccaaaccttcatatcatgacccctaaccgctacacacagcctacctcattgtcacgtcatagtcaactagaactactagaactaacgcgttagtaaacccgctacaatcaaaGCAGTTTAGCAATTACACCAGGGCCTAGTGTAatggcaatacatttataaaaccaaaaggttacattgacttggaagagttccagtgttagttagccatagccagctagctaacatagcatccctctctattTGAGCcaagtgtttgagtaggctaatctAGCTAACTGCATAAGCAGTTTAGCGGTTAAActggcgggccccggtggcaataaattaataaaaccaaaagcttaccttgacttggaagagatccagtgttggatagccatagccagcttgctaacatagcatccctctctgtttgtgccgtgtgtttgagtaggctgcatttgctagctaagggaaagttttaaaaaaaacgtaactctctctttcttgcttctccttcatttaggAAGAAacgaatttgttcaaaactgatcaactattgtctttctcttttaGTCAACTATTCACCCCATTTTATTCACTGCTCTGCTAGCTagatgtagcttatgctttcagtactatattcattatctgatcctttgattgggtggacaacatgtcagttcatgctgcaagagctcagataagttggaggatgtcctccagaagttgtcataattactgtgtaagtctatcgAAGAgcgtgagaaccatgagcctcctaggttttgtattgaagtcaacatACCCAGAGGGGGACAGACGTTAGCTGTCTTTCGGCTACACTAAGGTGTTACGCTACAGAGTGTTGCCGAGGCTACTGAAGGCCTTCATTccaaaacagtgttttaatcaattatttggtgacatgaatatatttagtatagtttaatCTACAAAGGATCACTTTTTTAacgtttcactatttttattgttatgaaattcactgaggaggatgatcctccccttcctcttttGAGAAGTCTCCACTGATGAACACATACATACccgcatacacatgcacacaccaaaaaacaaagaaaaacacacatttGTTAGTCCCAGCATTCCTCAATGATTCCACAATGTGAACAGAAGAGGTGGTGTTGCACCACTGCCTATTGGTTCGGGCTTTTATTTTGGCATGTAAACAGAACCTTGGCTTCTCTTTTCCTGGAAATATGTCAAGAATGGGCAAGCAAACCCATTTCTCATCTAGGAGAGGGACCCTTGTCAGCTGAGACCCTGGGAAGATAGAGGCTATAGAGTACAGACCTCAAGGCTATAATCAACATGTGCacgagcacacacatacacatacacgcaCAAGCTTCATGCAAACTGCAAAGACTCTCtgcaaagacagagacagaacacctACTCACTCGTAAGTCATATTTCAAAAAAAACGTTTTATTAAGAAGTTTCAAAACTTTAGTACACAAACTGTAGCATCCAAACTCAAATAAGTTTGTTCTTTGGTTTTGTAAAGAGGATTGCGGCTATATGTTCGGACATTCAACATTTTGGACAAGTGAAGGGTGTGTTTTGAGCAGATGAAAGTTTTCCATCTATTAGAATAACATTAATTGGCTTTATAATTTGAAATAAAAAACTAGGTTTGAATGGTCATGTTTAAAACATGCTGAAATGTACATTGCCATTGCATTCAAGATATGACAATCATATTTACATTGTTAGATAACACATTTAAATCAGTGACtctgctctactttagagagtaGCACTGTAATACTGAATTCATTGCAACAGTGAGAGCACATGAAGCTCACTTTTTCTTATTTTTCCCTGAGATCATTTGGACAGTTGGCTGGTCTATTCTCCAGGCTTCAGGGGTCATAGTGGTGGATAGCTAGGCTCTAATGTGTCTGGTCCTAGTGTCAGAGCAGGGACAGGTTGTGCTGGGGGCCTGCTGTCTCCTGGAGGTAGCTCACCTGCCAGGGGAGGCCCAAGGCTGGAGATGGCTCCACAAACGCGTCCATGTAGCCCTGAGCGCAGGAGGCCCACACCCCCGTCTGGTACCCCAGCCCCTCGCCCACCTGGGTGTACCTGATAGAGCTGGGCGGCTGCTCCAAGGGGTTCCCTTTCCCACAGTGTCCGTGTAAGGGGTACAACTGGCCCTCGGCAGAGTAGCAGGGGTAGTGTGGTGAGGGTGGGCACGAGGAGCCCATGCTGTCCATGAAGAGGTGTGTCTCTGTTGGCAGCCTGTGAGGATGGGTGCCCTGCTGGGGCTCTATCTGGTGGGGAAGTGATGCCTGGTGCCAGGAGATGTAGCTTTGGGGCTCCTGGCGAGGAGCGACTGTCACCCTGGGCGGGTCCAGCCGTGACGTCCTCACCATTCCCACCGCCAATGGCCCCCCAGCCGGCCTGTGGCACTCCCGGTGGGAGCAGGGCTTACTGGGGGGGTTGGAGctgaggaagacagacagggctGAGATGCGGTTGATGGCCCTCTGCAGGGTGGAAATCTTGGAGAGCCTCTTGCCGCTAAGGTCGTGTTTGAGAGCCACACGTAGAGCGTTGAAGgcctggttgtagtccaggatgcgTTTGCGCTCACGGACGTTGGCAGCCACACGGCGGGCCTTGGAGCGGACTGGGCGGCTGCGCTTCTTGGCCTGGCCCTCCTCAGGATCGTCGCTGGGGGGGCTGCTGGCTGAACCCTCACTGTTCTGGAAGGGGCCCTTGGGGTTTCCGTCGCTCCCTTCGTCATCCTCCCCCTGATCCAGCATGCGCAGCTCCAGCTCCTCCTCAGAGAACTCCTCTGACCCTGCCAGGTTTCTGCAGATCATCATCACTGGCTGGCCGTGGAGCTATGGTgaaagttgttgttgtagtttctCTGTAGCCACTGACTACTTAGTAGTTGCTGGAGTGTTCGCAAAGTTGCCGTTGCGGTGCCAGGACCTCCTTTGCTGTCGATCCGTGGCTTGTTCTGCGGGGCTGCCTGTCAGGTTGGTGTTGGGTGCTGTGTTTTGCGGCGTCTTTCACAGAGCTGTCAGTCGGAACGTTGTTGGGTGCTGTGTCCTGACAGCccttgtctcctcctcctctcctggtgccCTGTGATTACCTATGTCTCCGCGGGACGGCCCTGCCTGCTTTTTAAAGccagccctcctcctccagtcacaTGGTACAGTCACCCATGAGGaatggtgctctctctctctctacctggttTATGGGCACCCTCCAGGCAAATGGCGctgtcacctcctcctcctccttctcctcctccacagaCACTCCCTCTCATACCTTACAGGATCTCTAAGTGTTTCAGCAGTTCCACATCCTTGTAGTACATAACAATCAAAAGCAAAGTGCTCATTTTTGGCATGACAATTGACTTTTTCTTGACATCCACCTATTGATTATTTTTGGTATATACCGTATCTAGGCCATTGATTAATCACTTTGACTCTAAGAGTGTGCTCCAATGTATGAAGCTTGCTTCGATGTAAATCcacaaatacatttatttccccTCAAATACCTATTATTTTGTGGCCTACTAGTCACATGTTGCATTGAATGGTACGGGGGTAGAGTGAGGGGTTTTCTGATGTTGATCTTAATGGGGGAGTTCCATGAAAATTAGTCGCAGGACATCCATGACAAATTGTGTGTTTATCAAATAGCAGCCTAATCTGTGTTGTGTTCATTTCCCCTCATCTCACCAAtgtgggagagggaaggagggatttgTCCATGTAATTACCTGTCTACAGAGTGGCGATTCCCTTCGATTCactcccccatttctctctctctctctctttctccttctctctatctttAGGTTTAAGGGCCATATAATTTAGTGGGACTCCTGTGGAACCCTATCCTCATAAATCAGGCCTGGGCAGCACCTGAGGACAGGAGCAGAGCACGGCCTGGACTTCAAAGCCAAGGAAAAATGAAGGCAAATATTTTACAATTAGAACCTGCAATCACTGCTAGCTCGCCTGACTGGGCTAGAGCCATCAACTCAACCTTTCCATGGTAATGCTTTACATTTTTGGGGTTTTTGAGATATCAAGATAGGTCTTGTCCAAACTGGTTGGATGGAAGTTTCAGATTCTGTTTCGTGTCTTAGTGGAATTGGGTTATACAGATTACCATGCTCCGAATAAGGTACAGATGATTGTGTTCCAAATGAGGTGGATTATCTGAGTCAGATATCAACTGAACAGAACAGATTGGATGACAACTGAAGAGAACAGATTGGATGTCAACTGAACGAACAGATTGGATGTCAACTGAACAGAACAGATTGGGTGTCAACTGAACAGCACAGATTGGATGTCAACTCAACAGAACAGATCAGATGTCAACTGAACAGGACAGATTGGATGTCAGCTGAACAGAACAGATTGAATGTCAACTGAACAGAACAGTTTGGATGTCAACTGAACAGAACAGTTTGGATGTCAACTGAACAGAACAGATTGGATGTCAGCTGAACAAAACAGATTGAATGTCAACTGTACAGATTGAAAGAGCACATTCTAAAAGTTTCACCTCATCACAGAAAACAACAGTATTTTGAACTGTGTGGAGTAAATGTTTTGGAGTTGGGAAATCCCTGCATACACAGGATTGACCTTTGCGTCGGTTGCTTTGGTGGACACAGTGAAAGGTGATTGGCCTGACCTTTATCCAAGGCTCCTGgccaagtgtgtgtgttgggtcagGTAACTAAAGGGTAGGCCCTCATGGTAAACTGGAGGTTGTTGAGAAACATTGTTTCCTTCCTGCTCTGTTAATTTTCTGGTACATATCACGGCTGAGCGAGGCCAACGCTACTACAAGGCCAGGGTTTCAGCTCTTACCAATCACAACTATCGATCAGAGGTGCGTGGCAAAATTCATTTTTGCGTAACAGTTTTGTTATGACATCAATATACTAGACTTATTGAGAATCTGAATTTCATTGATTTCATTCAATGTAGAGCTTCAATCATGATTTCTCTATGTACAAAGATATAGAAAGCTGAATACAGACTGTGGCAAGCAGCATTTTTTTCATATTACTTTGATTTGAgctcagtggcggttctagaccatttcaactggggggggccaagctggggccagttgtactgttagaggggccagttacattagacgttattgttgtcatatcattttcttcactgcattgcaggcattagcaggcaaaagaccatgttcataatcattagtgttccgcgttgccactgtctaataatggatgtaaaaaaaaagaacgatagcaaaaatgtgttatgtaaaaattatttcatactccacatttaggggggccacaagggggtccaaaattgttgtcacaggggcactggccccccctgcccctgcccccccccccagaaccgcccctgTTTGAGCTGTCAATAATTCCCAGCCTATTTGTCCTGCACTTCCATTGCTTGGCTGATTCTATAGTCCATAGCTGATCCAATTGTCTATTCAAGGCAACCATATTGTCCATACAGCAACACCAAACTACCCTGTTGATATACCACAATACTCTTCTATATGCAATTGTAATTGAAAGTGTTTGGCGTGTCCAACTCCCTACTTGCAACATGGAGTCATGCAGCTTCAAGTAGTGAGCAGCTAGCTAGGCCTCGCTCTTCCTCACAAGAGTTGTATGTGATTTATGTCTTTACGAGCACATCAGATTTACTGCTGCGGTTGTAGAGAGAGCATGGAGAGAATAGAGCCTCGGACTCTCCCAGTCCATTCATTTTGACAGGTGACAAGACACCAGTAATTATCGGCCGCCGGGAATAAATCACAGACCTTTATTGCTTACCTCACCATACCCTTGACGGAATAACCATTTTCAAGCGAGAGGAACCTGCCCAACGCCACTGAACCTGAGATTTGTAAATCTCCTGCTAGAAGCTCACATAATGACTAGTTGTTACCTGCTCGTTATTAGAGGTCTGTGTGCCAAACGTTATAGATGTATATTCCCAAAGGGGTAGTTATACGGGTAATAAGTGAGTAAGGTCCGGGTTCGCTAACCTTGGCTTTGCAGTGGTATGTTAATGCATGTTTTTGGTGTCCGCTCTGGAATTTTCTCACCTCAATAAAAAGCCTGCAGTCAAAAAGGAGGGCTCCCCGTTATTCTAGGCACTTCCATTTTCTCGCACCACAGTTCCTGAGGAATTGTTAATGTCTTTAGATGGATGTTTTCACCTGTAAACTCAAAAATATTTttgtcattttacattttagtcatttagcagacgctcttatccagagcgacttacagtagggaatgcatacattacatacatatttttttttttctgtgctggcccctcgtgggaatcgaacccacaaccctggcgttgcaaacaccatgctctaccaactgagctacagctaCAGGGATTAATGATAGTTATTTAGTAACCCTAATGCTTGCTATTCTGTTTATTATACTGTAGCACTGCTCAAGGCATTGGCACATATAGCCATATCTGTGATATGCATAATACATGCATTGACATTTAGTTACTTTTAGATGAGTGTCTCTGAATTAAGAAATGTGTATCCATGCATAAATTCGTATTGATTATTGAATATAACATCAATTTACTTCAGAGTTGACTGAGGCCTCTAGCACTAAAGAATTCAGATGGCAGCAACTCAACATTGATCTGTAGTGCTCTGTTCAGTGGAGTGCCATTAGTAAGGCAATTAACTATTTCCTTCCTATGTATCAACCTATCAGGCCACATCTCCCTTCAGATCTCTCTATCTCTTGATGTCAGCTGTCACTGACTAATGCTGTCTGTCACAGGCAATGGTGTCATCTCTTGGACCAGATTAGAGATTTGTTGAGGGATCCCCCTCCCTTTCTGAGTCAGGCAGGCCTCTAGCCTTCTGTGTCACTTTTTCCTCCCTGGTGAACAGAGAGAGTGAGCCACATAGTAtatgagacacacatacacactcagaaTGATCAGTCCAAAATCCTGTGATTTTGTCAAATTTAGTGGTTAGGTGGGTTTGTGTGGGCTGTATCTGAGCATCAATGTGCGAGTTGAGAGAACTCAAACCAAACCTGATGGGTACTTGCCCCTCAAGACAGACCTCAGGGCCCCATACCATACATACAGTGTGAATACATCAAAGGTCCCTCTAAACATGTTCTAAACAACACATGAAAACGTGGAAGGTTACTGACGTGCAACATTGTGAATCATTCTGTCTGAAATTACTGGCAATTACGCATGTTTGCCTGCTGTAATCTCTTTCAGCTAGCACACCGGCCATAAAATCTGAAATGTTGGGTGGAAATAACGCCGGTGGCTTCTCCAGCACACACAACTCAACACTGAAAGTGTCATACTCAGGATGTCTGTCAAAATGTTGACTATTAATCATTTA encodes the following:
- the LOC106603425 gene encoding class A basic helix-loop-helix protein 9-like, whose product is MMICRNLAGSEEFSEEELELRMLDQGEDDEGSDGNPKGPFQNSEGSASSPPSDDPEEGQAKKRSRPVRSKARRVAANVRERKRILDYNQAFNALRVALKHDLSGKRLSKISTLQRAINRISALSVFLSSNPPSKPCSHRECHRPAGGPLAVGMVRTSRLDPPRVTVAPRQEPQSYISWHQASLPHQIEPQQGTHPHRLPTETHLFMDSMGSSCPPSPHYPCYSAEGQLYPLHGHCGKGNPLEQPPSSIRYTQVGEGLGYQTGVWASCAQGYMDAFVEPSPALGLPWQVSYLQETAGPQHNLSLL